Proteins encoded by one window of Babylonia areolata isolate BAREFJ2019XMU chromosome 8, ASM4173473v1, whole genome shotgun sequence:
- the LOC143284781 gene encoding quinone oxidoreductase-like protein 2 homolog isoform X2, translating to MAFHTPPEVLLRTVVRTMSSRLRNSQVGRPCHSSGKRFYRAVMCTKLGDPLEVKDVPLPAKVPDGKVLVATHAAGINFADILISQGKYQVQPKTPFIPESGAQQRSSHPPQEGNLQHCQNYRTISLISYANRMAFPAPENLSLVEGAGFLVSYSTAMMALSRTAQLKEGETVLVTAAAGATGLAAVDIALNVFKAEVIGVCGGADKCALLRQRGVTHTIDYQTEDIKTRVKEITSGNGVNVVIDQVGGDLFTECLKSLAFEGRLITVGYASGTIPSVSVNKLLLKSCSIRGVWWGNYGLQDPAAFSQSIQQVLTAFTEGRLHPHIGKAFPLEEANAAFEHIMARRSTGKTVLKMREE from the exons ATGGCTTTCCACACACCTCCAGAAGTCTTGTTGAGAACTGTGGTCAG AACTATGAGCAGTAGGCTGCGGAACTCACAAGTGGGCAGACCATGTCACAGTTCAGGGAAACGGTTTTACCGAGCGGTGATGTGCACCAAGCTTGGTGATCCACTGGAGGTCAAGGATGTGCCACTGCCAGCCAAAGTGCCTGATGggaag GTTTTGGTGGCAACCCATGCGGCGGGCATCAACTTTGCTGACATTTTGATATCTCAGGGAAAGTACCAGGTTCAACCCAAGACTCCTTTCATTCCAG AATCTGGCGCACAGCAAAGATCCAGTCACCCTCCCCAAGAAGGAAATCTTCAACACTGCCAGAATTATCGCACCATCAGTTTGATCAGCTATGCTAACAGA ATGGCATTTCCGGCTCCCGAAAACTTATCACTGGTGGAAGGGGCAGGTTTCTTAGTGTCTTACAGCACTGCCATGATGGCCCTGTCTCGTACAGCACAACtcaaagaggg GGAGACAGTGTTGGTGACTGCAGCTGCAGGGGCCACAGGTCTTGCTGCCGTTGACATTGCTCTCAACGTGTTCAAAGCAGAG GtgataggggtgtgtggaggggcagACAAATGCGCCTTGTTGCGGCAGCGTGGGGTGACACATACCATTGACTACCAGACAGAAGACATCAAGACACGGGTCAAGGAGATCACGTCAGGCAATGGGGTGAATGTGGTCATCGACCAGGTGGGTGGTGACCTCTTCACTGAATGCTTGAAAAG TCTGGCCTTTGAGGGACGACTGATCACGGTGGGCTATGCCTCGGGAACCATCCCCTCTGTGTCGGTCAACAAACTGCTGCTCAAGTCGTGCAGCAtccggggggtgtggtgggggaactACGGGCTGCAGGACCCCGCGGCCTTCAGTCAGTCCATCCAGCAGGTCCTCACCGCCTTCACTGAGGGGAGACTGCACCCACACATCGGCAAGGCCTTTCCTCTGGAAGAG GCGAACGCTGCCTTTGAGCACATCATGGCTCGCAGGTCCACAGGGAAAACCGTGTTGAAgatgagagaggagtga
- the LOC143284781 gene encoding quinone oxidoreductase-like protein 2 homolog isoform X1 — MAFHTPPEVLLRTVVRTMSSRLRNSQVGRPCHSSGKRFYRAVMCTKLGDPLEVKDVPLPAKVPDGKVLVATHAAGINFADILISQGKYQVQPKTPFIPGSELSGVVEAVGEGVKEWKKGDRVMALPANLGGGFGEYCLVDPIMAFPAPENLSLVEGAGFLVSYSTAMMALSRTAQLKEGETVLVTAAAGATGLAAVDIALNVFKAEVIGVCGGADKCALLRQRGVTHTIDYQTEDIKTRVKEITSGNGVNVVIDQVGGDLFTECLKSLAFEGRLITVGYASGTIPSVSVNKLLLKSCSIRGVWWGNYGLQDPAAFSQSIQQVLTAFTEGRLHPHIGKAFPLEEANAAFEHIMARRSTGKTVLKMREE, encoded by the exons ATGGCTTTCCACACACCTCCAGAAGTCTTGTTGAGAACTGTGGTCAG AACTATGAGCAGTAGGCTGCGGAACTCACAAGTGGGCAGACCATGTCACAGTTCAGGGAAACGGTTTTACCGAGCGGTGATGTGCACCAAGCTTGGTGATCCACTGGAGGTCAAGGATGTGCCACTGCCAGCCAAAGTGCCTGATGggaag GTTTTGGTGGCAACCCATGCGGCGGGCATCAACTTTGCTGACATTTTGATATCTCAGGGAAAGTACCAGGTTCAACCCAAGACTCCTTTCATTCCAG GTTCTGAGCTGTCAGGGGTGGTGgaggcagtgggggagggggtaaaggagtGGAAGAAAGGGGACAGAGTGATGGCCCTTCCTGCAAATCTGGGTGGCGGCTTTGGGGAATACTGTCTGGTGGATCCTatt ATGGCATTTCCGGCTCCCGAAAACTTATCACTGGTGGAAGGGGCAGGTTTCTTAGTGTCTTACAGCACTGCCATGATGGCCCTGTCTCGTACAGCACAACtcaaagaggg GGAGACAGTGTTGGTGACTGCAGCTGCAGGGGCCACAGGTCTTGCTGCCGTTGACATTGCTCTCAACGTGTTCAAAGCAGAG GtgataggggtgtgtggaggggcagACAAATGCGCCTTGTTGCGGCAGCGTGGGGTGACACATACCATTGACTACCAGACAGAAGACATCAAGACACGGGTCAAGGAGATCACGTCAGGCAATGGGGTGAATGTGGTCATCGACCAGGTGGGTGGTGACCTCTTCACTGAATGCTTGAAAAG TCTGGCCTTTGAGGGACGACTGATCACGGTGGGCTATGCCTCGGGAACCATCCCCTCTGTGTCGGTCAACAAACTGCTGCTCAAGTCGTGCAGCAtccggggggtgtggtgggggaactACGGGCTGCAGGACCCCGCGGCCTTCAGTCAGTCCATCCAGCAGGTCCTCACCGCCTTCACTGAGGGGAGACTGCACCCACACATCGGCAAGGCCTTTCCTCTGGAAGAG GCGAACGCTGCCTTTGAGCACATCATGGCTCGCAGGTCCACAGGGAAAACCGTGTTGAAgatgagagaggagtga